The following proteins are co-located in the Malus sylvestris chromosome 13, drMalSylv7.2, whole genome shotgun sequence genome:
- the LOC126595864 gene encoding proline-rich receptor-like protein kinase PERK5 isoform X3: protein MSHTLLYRGSMLANGSDPMSPQPTYNPSFGAPPAGYNNYGPPPPVPNYSYGYYGNNHPSAQSAPPARASYQSHEYTNYYAPQPQPQPQPQPQPQPQPQPQPQSRSNYGYSNQEYSTLQPARRPKAKNGKNGKSGSSGTSYKVSGNRVSGNKGDHNGIFNVGNTHGRGGTDNEEEED, encoded by the exons ATGTCACATACCCTCTTGTACCGTGGCAGCATGCTCGCCAATGGTTCAGACCCTATGTCCCCTCAGCCTACATACAATCCCAGCTTTGGCGCTCCTCCTGCAGGTTACAATAACTATGGTCCTCCTCCTCCAGTACCAAATTATAGTTATGGATACTACGGTAATAACCATCCATCAGCGCAGTCTGCTCCACCTGCTCGTGCTTCGTATCAGTCGCATGAATATACTAACTACTACGCTCCTCAACCTCAACCTCAACCTCAAC CTCAACCTCAACCTCAACCTCAACCTCAGCCTCAGCCTCAATCTCGATCTAATTATGGATACTCTAACCAAGAGTATTCAACACTGCAGCCTGCTCGACGTCCCAAGGCCAAGAATGGTAAAAATGGGAAAAGTGGTTCTAGTGGTACATCGTACAAAGTTTCTGGGAACCGAGTCAGCGGAAACAAAGGAGACCACAATGGAATTTTCAACGTTGGCAACACGCATGGTCGTGGCGGCACGgacaatgaagaagaagaagattga
- the LOC126595864 gene encoding uncharacterized protein LOC126595864 isoform X4, whose protein sequence is MSHTLLYRGSMLANGSDPMSPQPTYNPSFGAPPAGYNNYGPPPPVPNYSYGYYGNNHPSAQSAPPARASYQSHEYTNYYAPQPQPQPQPQPQPQPQPQPQSRSNYGYSNQEYSTLQPARRPKAKNGKNGKSGSSGTSYKVSGNRVSGNKGDHNGIFNVGNTHGRGGTDNEEEED, encoded by the exons ATGTCACATACCCTCTTGTACCGTGGCAGCATGCTCGCCAATGGTTCAGACCCTATGTCCCCTCAGCCTACATACAATCCCAGCTTTGGCGCTCCTCCTGCAGGTTACAATAACTATGGTCCTCCTCCTCCAGTACCAAATTATAGTTATGGATACTACGGTAATAACCATCCATCAGCGCAGTCTGCTCCACCTGCTCGTGCTTCGTATCAGTCGCATGAATATACTAACTACTACGCTCCTCAACCTCAACCTCAAC CTCAACCTCAACCTCAACCTCAACCTCAGCCTCAGCCTCAATCTCGATCTAATTATGGATACTCTAACCAAGAGTATTCAACACTGCAGCCTGCTCGACGTCCCAAGGCCAAGAATGGTAAAAATGGGAAAAGTGGTTCTAGTGGTACATCGTACAAAGTTTCTGGGAACCGAGTCAGCGGAAACAAAGGAGACCACAATGGAATTTTCAACGTTGGCAACACGCATGGTCGTGGCGGCACGgacaatgaagaagaagaagattga
- the LOC126595864 gene encoding uncharacterized protein LOC126595864 isoform X2 translates to MSHTLLYRGSMLANGSDPMSPQPTYNPSFGAPPAGYNNYGPPPPVPNYSYGYYGNNHPSAQSAPPARASYQSHEYTNYYAPQPQPQPQPQPQPQPQPQPQPQPQSRSNYGYSNQEYSTLQPARRPKAKNGKNGKSGSSGTSYKVSGNRVSGNKGDHNGIFNVGNTHGRGGTDNEEEED, encoded by the exons ATGTCACATACCCTCTTGTACCGTGGCAGCATGCTCGCCAATGGTTCAGACCCTATGTCCCCTCAGCCTACATACAATCCCAGCTTTGGCGCTCCTCCTGCAGGTTACAATAACTATGGTCCTCCTCCTCCAGTACCAAATTATAGTTATGGATACTACGGTAATAACCATCCATCAGCGCAGTCTGCTCCACCTGCTCGTGCTTCGTATCAGTCGCATGAATATACTAACTACTACGCTCCTCAACCTCAACCTCAACCTCAACCTCAAC CTCAACCTCAACCTCAACCTCAACCTCAGCCTCAGCCTCAATCTCGATCTAATTATGGATACTCTAACCAAGAGTATTCAACACTGCAGCCTGCTCGACGTCCCAAGGCCAAGAATGGTAAAAATGGGAAAAGTGGTTCTAGTGGTACATCGTACAAAGTTTCTGGGAACCGAGTCAGCGGAAACAAAGGAGACCACAATGGAATTTTCAACGTTGGCAACACGCATGGTCGTGGCGGCACGgacaatgaagaagaagaagattga
- the LOC126595864 gene encoding uncharacterized protein LOC126595864 isoform X1 produces the protein MSHTLLYRGSMLANGSDPMSPQPTYNPSFGAPPAGYNNYGPPPPVPNYSYGYYGNNHPSAQSAPPARASYQSHEYTNYYAPQPQPQPQPQPQPQPQSHEYTNYYAPQPQPQPQPQPQPQPQSRSNYGYSNQEYSTLQPARRPKAKNGKNGKSGSSGTSYKVSGNRVSGNKGDHNGIFNVGNTHGRGGTDNEEEED, from the coding sequence ATGTCACATACCCTCTTGTACCGTGGCAGCATGCTCGCCAATGGTTCAGACCCTATGTCCCCTCAGCCTACATACAATCCCAGCTTTGGCGCTCCTCCTGCAGGTTACAATAACTATGGTCCTCCTCCTCCAGTACCAAATTATAGTTATGGATACTACGGTAATAACCATCCATCAGCGCAGTCTGCTCCACCTGCTCGTGCTTCGTATCAGTCGCATGAATATACTAACTACTACGCTCCTCAACCTCAACCTCAACCTCAACCTCAACCTCAGCCTCAGCCTCAGTCGCATGAATATACTAACTACTACGCTCCTCAACCTCAACCTCAACCTCAACCTCAACCTCAGCCTCAGCCTCAATCTCGATCTAATTATGGATACTCTAACCAAGAGTATTCAACACTGCAGCCTGCTCGACGTCCCAAGGCCAAGAATGGTAAAAATGGGAAAAGTGGTTCTAGTGGTACATCGTACAAAGTTTCTGGGAACCGAGTCAGCGGAAACAAAGGAGACCACAATGGAATTTTCAACGTTGGCAACACGCATGGTCGTGGCGGCACGgacaatgaagaagaagaagattga
- the LOC126595864 gene encoding uncharacterized protein LOC126595864 isoform X5 — translation MSHTLLYRGSMLANGSDPMSPQPTYNPSFGAPPAGYNNYGPPPPVPNYSYGYYGNNHPSAQSAPPARASYQSHEYTNYYAPQPQPQPQPQPQPQSRSNYGYSNQEYSTLQPARRPKAKNGKNGKSGSSGTSYKVSGNRVSGNKGDHNGIFNVGNTHGRGGTDNEEEED, via the exons ATGTCACATACCCTCTTGTACCGTGGCAGCATGCTCGCCAATGGTTCAGACCCTATGTCCCCTCAGCCTACATACAATCCCAGCTTTGGCGCTCCTCCTGCAGGTTACAATAACTATGGTCCTCCTCCTCCAGTACCAAATTATAGTTATGGATACTACGGTAATAACCATCCATCAGCGCAGTCTGCTCCACCTGCTCGTGCTTCGTATCAGTCGCATGAATATACTAACTACTACGCTC CTCAACCTCAACCTCAACCTCAACCTCAGCCTCAGCCTCAATCTCGATCTAATTATGGATACTCTAACCAAGAGTATTCAACACTGCAGCCTGCTCGACGTCCCAAGGCCAAGAATGGTAAAAATGGGAAAAGTGGTTCTAGTGGTACATCGTACAAAGTTTCTGGGAACCGAGTCAGCGGAAACAAAGGAGACCACAATGGAATTTTCAACGTTGGCAACACGCATGGTCGTGGCGGCACGgacaatgaagaagaagaagattga